A single window of Lynx canadensis isolate LIC74 chromosome C2, mLynCan4.pri.v2, whole genome shotgun sequence DNA harbors:
- the MYD88 gene encoding myeloid differentiation primary response protein MyD88 has product MAAGGSSAGSASPIPSASSLPLAALNVRVRRRLSLFLNVRTQVAADWTALAEEMGFEYLEIRQLEAHADPMGKLLDDWQGRPGASVGRLLELLTKLGRDDVLVELGPSIEEDCQKYILKQQQEESEKPLQVAAVDSSDPRTSELAGITTLDDPLGQMPERFDAFICYCPSDIQFVQEMIRQLEQTDYRLKLCVSDRDVLPGTCVWSIASELIEKRCRRMVVVVSDDYLQSKECDFQTKFALSLSPGAHQKRLIPIKYKAMKKEFPSILRFITVCDYTNPCTKSWFWTRLAKALSLP; this is encoded by the exons ATGGCCGCCGGAGGCTCCAGCGCGGGGTCCGCGTCCCCCATCCCCTCGGCGTCCTCCCTGCCTCTAGCTGCCCTCAACGTGCGAGTGCGGCGCCGCCTGTCGCTGTTCCTGAACGTGCGGACGCAGGTGGCGGCCGACTGGACGGCGCTGGCTGAGGAGATGGGCTTCGAGTACTTGGAGATCCGGCAGCTGGAGGCGCATGCCGACCCCATGGGCAAGCTCCTGGACGACTGGCAGGGACGCCCGGGAGCCTCGGTGGGCCGTCTGCTGGAGCTGCTCACCAAGCTGGGCCGCGATGACGTGCTGGTGGAACTGGGGCCCAGCATCG AGGAGGATTGCCAGAAGTATATTCTGAAACAGCAGCAGGAGGAGTCTGAGAAGCCCTTACAGGTGGCTGCTGTAGATAGCAGTGACCCACGGACGTCAGAGCTGGCAGGCATCACCACGCTTGATGACCCCTTGG GGCAAATGCCAGAGCGTTTTGATGCCTTCATCTGCTACTGCCCCAGCGATATCCAGTTTGTTCAGGAGATGATCCGGCAGCTGGAACAGACAGACTATCGGCTGAAGTTGTGTGTGTCTGATCGCGACGTCCTCCCTGGCACCTGTGTCTGGTCCATCGCCAGCGAGCTCATTGAGAAGAG GTGCCGCcggatggtggtggtggtctcTGATGATTACCTGCAAAGCAAGGAATGTGACTTCCAGACCAAGTTTGCGCTCAGCCTCTCTCCCG GTGCCCATCAGAAGCGACTGATCCCCATCAAGTACAAGGCAATGAAGAAAGAGTTCCCCAGCATCCTGCGGTTCATCACTGTCTGCGACTACACCAACCCCTGCACCAAGTCCTGGTTCTGGACCCGCCTTGCCAAggccctgtccctgccctga